Proteins found in one Serratia plymuthica genomic segment:
- a CDS encoding DMT family transporter: MFVGVLFALSAGLMWGLIFVGPVLIPEYPAALQSTGRYLAFGLIALPLAWLDRRRLKKLQRKDWLEALKLTAIGNLLYYLCLASAIQRTGAPVSTMIIGTLPVVISVTANLFYSRHDGRLSWRKLTPALVLIACGLAFVNVAELKGNAAPLDLWRYISGLGLALLAVACWTWFPLRNARWLRENPDQRPATWATAQGVVTLPLALAGYLLVCGQLALTQPAFALPFGPRPGVFVSLMIAIGILCSWIGALCWNEASQRLPTVLVGPLIVFEILAGLAYTFMLRQTWPPLLTLCGIACLMIGVVYAMRIKPQPVIVRLAENE; encoded by the coding sequence ATGTTTGTTGGCGTGTTATTTGCCCTCTCTGCCGGGCTGATGTGGGGGCTGATTTTTGTCGGACCGGTATTAATCCCCGAATATCCTGCAGCGTTACAGTCCACCGGGCGCTACCTGGCCTTTGGCCTGATCGCCTTGCCGTTGGCGTGGCTCGATCGTCGCCGGTTGAAAAAGCTGCAGCGTAAAGACTGGCTCGAGGCGCTCAAACTGACGGCGATCGGCAACCTGCTGTATTACCTGTGCCTTGCCAGCGCCATTCAACGCACCGGTGCGCCGGTGTCCACCATGATTATCGGCACGTTGCCGGTGGTGATTTCGGTGACCGCCAACCTGTTCTACAGCCGTCATGACGGGCGACTTTCCTGGCGGAAGCTAACGCCGGCGCTGGTTTTGATCGCTTGCGGGCTGGCATTCGTCAACGTCGCCGAACTGAAGGGCAATGCGGCACCGCTCGATCTCTGGCGCTATATCAGCGGTTTGGGGCTGGCGCTGTTGGCGGTGGCCTGCTGGACCTGGTTCCCGCTGCGCAATGCCCGCTGGCTGCGGGAAAATCCAGACCAGAGGCCGGCCACCTGGGCGACGGCGCAGGGGGTCGTTACCTTGCCGTTGGCGTTGGCGGGCTACCTGTTGGTTTGCGGCCAGTTGGCCCTTACTCAACCGGCGTTCGCGCTGCCGTTTGGGCCACGGCCGGGGGTGTTTGTCTCGTTGATGATTGCCATCGGCATACTGTGTTCGTGGATTGGCGCGCTGTGCTGGAATGAGGCGAGCCAGCGCCTGCCGACGGTGCTGGTGGGGCCACTGATCGTCTTCGAAATTCTGGCGGGGCTGGCCTACACCTTCATGCTGCGCCAGACGTGGCCGCCGCTGTTGACGCTGTGCGGTATCGCCTGTCTGATGATCGGGGTGGTGTACGCGATGCGCATCAAACCGCAGCCGGTGATAGTGCGGTTGGCAGAGAACGAGTGA
- a CDS encoding DUF2239 family protein, with protein sequence MSEYLSKASTAFGDQQLLFSGPLVEVALAVKNEIEKGSLRTFLVFDDMTGGVIDLDLRGSDADVVERLSCPPQQFTGRYATRRDKSGDTQEDDSAESKGRGRPKLGVVAREVTLLPSQWDWLTARPGSASAILRRLVDEAMHSEGAREQKRAAHEAAYQFMQAIAGDLPGYEEGIRALFADNRAKLEQCIAAWPVDIKTHTLCLAFGSSDQPTKRTTQTG encoded by the coding sequence ATGTCTGAATACCTGTCGAAGGCGTCGACAGCCTTTGGTGATCAACAGTTGCTGTTCTCAGGTCCGTTGGTTGAGGTTGCACTTGCCGTTAAAAATGAGATCGAGAAGGGATCGTTAAGAACATTTCTTGTTTTTGATGATATGACAGGCGGCGTGATCGACTTGGACCTGCGAGGGTCCGATGCCGACGTCGTAGAGAGGCTTTCCTGTCCTCCCCAACAATTCACGGGGCGTTATGCCACCCGCCGGGACAAGTCGGGAGATACGCAGGAAGACGATTCCGCCGAATCGAAAGGACGGGGTCGGCCAAAATTAGGTGTCGTTGCTCGCGAGGTAACCTTGCTGCCAAGTCAATGGGATTGGCTAACCGCCCGGCCCGGCAGCGCATCCGCTATACTCAGGCGTCTGGTAGACGAAGCCATGCATTCGGAGGGGGCGCGTGAACAAAAACGGGCAGCTCATGAGGCTGCTTATCAGTTCATGCAGGCGATCGCCGGAGACTTGCCTGGCTATGAGGAGGGGATTCGTGCGCTCTTCGCAGACAATCGCGCCAAACTTGAACAATGTATTGCGGCCTGGCCTGTAGACATCAAGACTCATACTCTATGCCTGGCTTTCGGTTCATCAGATCAGCCAACGAAGAGAACGACTCAGACCGGCTAA
- a CDS encoding GIY-YIG nuclease family protein → MTDKQALKRQYLDTKTRAGVYAIRNKITGRVLVAGSANVQGTLNRHRFELRYAQHRNMRLAQDWVEHGESNFLFEVLDMVKASEDPAFDAARELEMLVSLWRQEIHCPDQLSYDEPGRKP, encoded by the coding sequence ATGACAGACAAACAAGCGCTGAAACGGCAGTACCTGGACACGAAAACCCGGGCAGGGGTGTATGCGATCCGTAACAAGATCACGGGGCGAGTATTAGTTGCAGGCAGTGCTAACGTTCAGGGAACACTCAACCGGCACCGTTTTGAACTGCGATATGCACAACATCGGAACATGAGACTCGCGCAGGATTGGGTCGAGCATGGTGAGAGTAACTTTCTCTTTGAGGTACTCGACATGGTTAAAGCCAGTGAAGATCCCGCTTTCGATGCCGCGCGGGAATTGGAAATGTTGGTGAGCCTGTGGCGCCAGGAAATCCACTGCCCCGACCAACTTAGCTACGACGAACCCGGAAGGAAGCCTTAA
- a CDS encoding MarR family winged helix-turn-helix transcriptional regulator, producing MNANLDFCLALYRAQANLQLKLDDELGTYHGISFSDFTLLNVIARSDGDRVKISVLGEQMGKPQSAVVRQLIVLEKIGLVARDSTDGLRQVVLRAPGRVLVNVARETAASVGTKALESFTPAMVATVFAAMVTLADAP from the coding sequence ATGAACGCAAATCTCGATTTTTGTTTGGCGTTATATCGTGCTCAGGCCAATCTGCAACTTAAGCTTGACGATGAATTGGGCACATATCATGGCATCAGCTTCAGTGACTTTACGCTACTGAATGTTATCGCGCGATCGGACGGCGATCGGGTAAAGATATCAGTACTCGGGGAGCAGATGGGTAAACCGCAATCAGCCGTAGTGCGTCAATTGATCGTTCTCGAAAAAATTGGCCTCGTAGCACGCGACAGCACCGATGGGCTTCGTCAGGTCGTGCTTCGCGCGCCCGGCCGTGTATTGGTGAACGTGGCGCGTGAAACTGCAGCGAGTGTTGGCACAAAAGCTCTCGAGTCATTTACCCCGGCAATGGTGGCAACTGTTTTCGCCGCAATGGTGACGCTGGCAGACGCGCCTTAA
- a CDS encoding AraC family transcriptional regulator, with amino-acid sequence MQGVPQQFPFEKDCAQFRQLPQLPGVELYHAHIERYVFEPHTHDAFAIGTVDVGAERFRYRGAQHLAAPGSLVLMNPDELHTGEAETAGGWNYRMLYLEPGALELLSGEQGFWFTDAVRQDPQAARQLSATLAALWQARDPMTIDDLLLQVVAIFRPHARTARPLKDEPAHRFDIVKTYLRDNFSAAITLDQLAALVSLSPYHFLRKFKAEYHVSPQQMLMAIRLAQAKLMLGRGMPAAQVAAAAGLTDQAHLTRAFANRYGVTPVRYQKQVMAR; translated from the coding sequence GTGCAGGGTGTTCCACAGCAGTTCCCCTTCGAAAAAGATTGCGCACAGTTCCGGCAGTTGCCGCAACTGCCGGGCGTAGAGCTTTACCACGCCCATATCGAGCGCTATGTCTTCGAACCGCATACCCACGACGCTTTCGCCATCGGCACCGTCGATGTCGGCGCCGAGCGCTTCCGTTATCGTGGCGCGCAGCATCTGGCGGCACCGGGTTCGCTGGTGCTGATGAACCCGGATGAGCTGCACACCGGCGAGGCGGAAACGGCCGGCGGCTGGAATTATCGGATGCTCTATCTTGAACCCGGGGCGCTGGAGCTGCTGTCCGGCGAGCAGGGGTTTTGGTTTACCGATGCGGTACGCCAGGATCCGCAGGCGGCGCGGCAACTATCGGCGACGCTGGCCGCTCTGTGGCAAGCCCGGGATCCGATGACGATCGACGACCTGCTGCTGCAAGTGGTGGCGATTTTCCGCCCCCACGCGCGTACCGCCCGGCCGCTGAAAGATGAGCCGGCGCACCGTTTCGACATCGTCAAAACCTACCTGCGCGATAACTTTTCCGCCGCTATTACGCTGGATCAGTTGGCGGCGTTGGTGTCGCTCAGTCCGTATCATTTTTTGCGCAAATTCAAAGCCGAATACCATGTATCGCCCCAGCAGATGCTGATGGCGATCCGCCTTGCGCAAGCCAAGCTGATGCTGGGGCGCGGCATGCCGGCCGCGCAGGTAGCCGCCGCAGCCGGGCTAACCGATCAGGCGCATTTAACCCGCGCTTTCGCCAACCGTTACGGTGTCACGCCCGTGCGCTATCAAAAACAGGTCATGGCTCGCTAA
- a CDS encoding NAD-dependent succinate-semialdehyde dehydrogenase has translation MYPDTQLYIDGQWRGAVAGKTMPVTNPATGEVIGNVAHAAQADLDLALAATERGFKLWRDTSAYQRAILMRKAAALLRERADSVAAIMTQEQGKPVAQAKVEILNSADVIDWFAGEASRTYGQIIPARSRDVQQQTLKLPVGPVAAFTPWNFPINQIVRKLSAALAAGCSIIIKGPEETPASPAELIRAFADAGIPAGVIALVYGTPADISEYLIPHPTIRKISFTGSTRVGKHLAALAGQHMKKATMELGGHAPVLIFDDADLDAAAKELALAKFRNAGQVCIAPTRFLIQQGVYEAFVEKFTVAVRDIKLGNGLDEGVTMGPMVLERSVAAIDAFVKDAIDQGAKASTGGNRLPGSGNFFEPTVLRDVPLSARAMSEEPFGPVALLRPFATYEEAIAEANRLPYGLAAYAYSRSIATVTALGRDVESGMLSINHIGFGLPETPFGGVKDSGHGTEGGSEAIESYLETRFVTVAGR, from the coding sequence ATGTATCCAGATACTCAACTCTATATTGACGGACAATGGCGCGGCGCAGTTGCCGGCAAAACCATGCCGGTCACCAACCCCGCAACCGGTGAGGTAATCGGCAACGTGGCGCACGCCGCACAGGCCGATCTCGATCTGGCGCTGGCCGCTACCGAACGCGGTTTTAAACTCTGGCGCGACACCTCCGCCTATCAGCGCGCCATCCTGATGCGTAAAGCCGCCGCCTTGCTGCGCGAACGCGCAGACTCTGTCGCCGCCATCATGACGCAGGAACAGGGTAAACCGGTGGCGCAGGCCAAGGTTGAGATCCTTAACTCGGCGGACGTCATCGACTGGTTTGCCGGCGAAGCCAGCCGCACCTACGGCCAAATCATCCCTGCCCGCAGCCGCGACGTTCAACAGCAAACCCTTAAGCTGCCGGTCGGCCCGGTTGCCGCCTTTACGCCGTGGAACTTCCCGATCAACCAGATCGTGCGCAAGCTGTCCGCCGCACTGGCCGCCGGTTGCTCGATCATCATCAAAGGCCCGGAAGAAACCCCGGCCTCACCGGCAGAGCTGATCAGAGCCTTTGCCGACGCAGGCATCCCGGCCGGCGTGATAGCGCTGGTGTACGGCACCCCGGCGGACATCTCCGAATACCTGATCCCGCACCCGACCATTCGCAAGATCTCGTTCACCGGCTCCACCCGCGTGGGCAAACATCTGGCAGCGCTGGCCGGGCAGCATATGAAAAAGGCCACCATGGAGCTGGGCGGCCACGCGCCGGTGTTGATTTTTGACGATGCCGATCTCGACGCCGCCGCCAAAGAGCTGGCACTGGCCAAGTTCCGCAACGCCGGCCAGGTCTGTATCGCCCCAACCCGCTTCCTGATCCAGCAAGGCGTCTATGAAGCCTTTGTAGAGAAATTCACCGTAGCGGTGCGCGACATCAAACTGGGCAACGGATTGGATGAGGGCGTGACCATGGGGCCAATGGTGCTGGAGCGCAGCGTCGCCGCCATCGATGCCTTCGTGAAGGACGCCATCGACCAGGGCGCCAAGGCCAGCACCGGCGGCAACCGTCTGCCGGGCAGCGGCAACTTCTTTGAGCCAACGGTGCTGCGCGACGTCCCGCTGAGCGCGCGAGCGATGTCCGAAGAGCCGTTTGGCCCGGTCGCCCTGCTGCGTCCGTTTGCCACCTACGAGGAAGCGATCGCCGAGGCTAACCGCCTGCCTTACGGTCTGGCGGCCTATGCCTATAGCCGCAGCATCGCCACGGTAACCGCGCTGGGGCGCGATGTGGAAAGCGGCATGCTCAGCATCAACCATATCGGTTTCGGCCTGCCTGAGACGCCGTTTGGCGGGGTGAAAGACTCCGGTCACGGCACCGAAGGCGGCAGCGAGGCGATCGAATCCTATCTGGAGACCCGCTTCGTCACCGTCGCCGGCCGTTAA
- a CDS encoding alpha/beta hydrolase, translating to MPLDTQIARFLADTAGAAAPASLAEMRAAAEAGLLQLQGEAEAGGGVRDFTVTANDGHEIAIRAYLPLGAGEGPLPAMLYAHGGGWCLGSLALYDRPCQALANATGRLILSVDYRLAPEHPFPRPLEDFYQALCAVAEQADALGIIAGRIAVGGDSAGGNLAAAVALLARDRAGPQIEHQLLLYPALSGAMNTASYDDYAQGYFLTREVMTFCWATYLGKEGKPRDPYAEPLHAITLGRLPPATILSCEYDPLRDEAEQYAQRLREDGVAVRCERLPGMVHACIHMLGLTPAARVLFDKAV from the coding sequence ATGCCGCTTGATACGCAGATTGCCCGTTTTCTGGCGGATACGGCAGGTGCGGCGGCACCCGCCTCCCTGGCCGAGATGCGCGCCGCCGCCGAGGCTGGGTTGTTGCAGTTGCAGGGCGAAGCTGAAGCCGGCGGCGGCGTGCGGGATTTTACGGTCACCGCCAACGACGGCCATGAAATCGCCATTCGCGCCTATTTACCGCTGGGCGCGGGGGAAGGCCCCTTGCCGGCCATGCTGTACGCCCACGGCGGCGGCTGGTGCCTGGGGTCGTTGGCGCTGTATGACCGGCCTTGCCAGGCGCTGGCCAATGCCACGGGCCGGTTGATCCTGTCGGTCGATTACCGGCTGGCGCCGGAGCATCCGTTCCCTCGGCCGCTGGAGGATTTTTACCAGGCATTGTGCGCAGTGGCTGAGCAGGCGGATGCGCTGGGGATTATCGCCGGGCGCATCGCGGTTGGCGGCGACAGCGCAGGCGGCAATCTGGCGGCGGCCGTGGCGTTGCTGGCCCGCGACCGCGCAGGGCCGCAAATCGAGCATCAGCTGTTGCTGTATCCGGCGCTGAGCGGCGCGATGAATACCGCCAGTTACGACGACTACGCGCAGGGGTATTTCTTGACCCGGGAAGTGATGACGTTTTGCTGGGCGACGTATTTGGGTAAAGAGGGGAAACCGCGCGACCCTTACGCCGAACCCCTGCATGCAATCACCCTGGGGCGGTTGCCGCCGGCGACCATTCTGAGCTGCGAGTACGATCCGTTACGCGATGAGGCCGAGCAGTATGCGCAGCGGTTGCGTGAGGACGGGGTGGCGGTGCGCTGCGAGCGGCTGCCGGGCATGGTGCATGCCTGCATTCATATGCTGGGGTTAACCCCGGCGGCGCGGGTGCTGTTCGACAAGGCCGTTTAA
- a CDS encoding alpha/beta fold hydrolase codes for MKMQNNGSMLNGPEPEHVYARVNGNRIHCVTLGEGRPVLLIPGWPQTWYTWRYVMQALAAAGFKAIAVDPPGIGDSDKPTGGYDTGSVAAVLHQTMLQLGHPSYALVGHDIGMWIGYAMASDYPQAVERLVLTEAVIPGLAPAPPIFVAPDQNIFLWHFMFNQLADLPEALTLGREREYLGYIFNRWSYRRDRVAAETYIAAYSAPGSLRAGFDYYRAIPETVRQNQRRAESRLEMPVMTIGAEHATGDAPFVTLRDNAVDLRGETVAGCGHFITEECHEAFIALVVSFLSEAQTDAA; via the coding sequence ATGAAAATGCAAAATAACGGGTCCATGCTGAATGGACCTGAACCCGAACACGTCTATGCACGGGTCAACGGCAACCGCATTCACTGCGTCACCCTCGGCGAAGGCCGGCCGGTATTGTTGATCCCCGGCTGGCCGCAGACCTGGTATACCTGGCGCTATGTGATGCAGGCGCTGGCAGCGGCCGGCTTTAAGGCGATTGCGGTGGATCCGCCGGGCATCGGCGATTCGGATAAACCCACCGGCGGTTACGACACCGGCAGCGTCGCCGCCGTGCTGCACCAGACCATGCTGCAGCTTGGGCACCCGAGTTATGCGTTGGTCGGCCACGATATTGGCATGTGGATCGGTTATGCGATGGCCAGCGACTATCCACAGGCGGTGGAAAGACTGGTGCTGACCGAAGCGGTGATCCCAGGGCTGGCCCCCGCACCGCCGATTTTTGTGGCGCCGGACCAAAACATCTTCCTGTGGCATTTCATGTTCAACCAACTGGCGGATCTGCCGGAGGCGTTGACGCTGGGGCGCGAGAGGGAGTATCTCGGCTACATCTTTAACCGCTGGTCTTATCGCCGCGATCGGGTGGCTGCAGAGACCTATATCGCCGCTTATTCCGCACCGGGCAGCCTGCGCGCCGGCTTTGATTACTACCGCGCCATTCCCGAGACCGTGCGGCAAAACCAGCGGCGTGCCGAGAGCCGGCTCGAAATGCCGGTGATGACCATCGGCGCAGAGCACGCCACTGGCGATGCGCCTTTTGTCACGTTGCGGGATAACGCCGTGGATCTGCGGGGTGAGACGGTCGCCGGCTGCGGTCATTTCATTACCGAAGAGTGTCACGAGGCGTTTATCGCGCTGGTGGTGTCTTTCCTGTCAGAGGCGCAGACCGATGCCGCTTGA
- a CDS encoding sugar phosphate isomerase/epimerase family protein, whose protein sequence is MKTLKGPSLHLAQFSDDTAPFNSLPAIAQWAADTGFKALQIPAWDRRLFDLATAAESQTYCDELIGMLADKGLVVSELTTHIFGQLMAVHPAYDALCDSFAPPALHGNPQARGEWARQQLLLAAKASARLGLSDMGTFSGSLAWPYLFPFPQRPAGLIETAFDELAKRWLPVLNACDEQGVNLCYEIHPSEDLHDGVTFEMFHQRVGGHPRCQILFDPSHFVLQQLNYLDYIDIYKDFIRMFHVKDAEFNPTGRQGIYGGYQSWTERAGRFRSLGDGQVDFKGIFSRLTQHGYAGWATLEWECCLKHPQDGAREGAAFIRDHIINVTDKVFDDFAGAPVDQQQINTLLGLR, encoded by the coding sequence ATGAAAACCTTGAAAGGTCCAAGCCTGCATCTCGCACAATTCAGTGACGATACCGCCCCCTTCAACAGCCTGCCCGCCATTGCGCAATGGGCGGCGGACACCGGTTTTAAAGCGCTGCAAATCCCCGCATGGGATCGCCGCTTGTTCGATTTGGCTACCGCCGCGGAAAGCCAGACTTACTGCGATGAACTGATCGGCATGCTGGCAGACAAGGGGCTGGTCGTCAGTGAACTGACCACCCACATTTTTGGTCAGTTGATGGCGGTGCACCCGGCTTATGACGCGCTGTGCGACAGCTTTGCGCCGCCGGCGCTGCACGGCAACCCGCAGGCTCGCGGCGAATGGGCGCGGCAACAGCTGCTGTTGGCGGCCAAAGCTTCCGCGCGGTTGGGGCTGAGCGACATGGGCACTTTTTCCGGTTCGTTGGCGTGGCCCTATCTGTTCCCGTTCCCGCAGCGCCCGGCCGGGTTGATCGAGACGGCGTTCGATGAACTGGCGAAACGCTGGTTGCCGGTGCTGAATGCCTGCGACGAGCAGGGCGTGAACCTGTGTTATGAAATTCACCCCAGTGAAGACCTGCACGACGGCGTGACGTTTGAAATGTTCCATCAGCGCGTCGGCGGTCACCCGCGCTGCCAGATCCTGTTCGATCCGAGCCACTTCGTGCTGCAACAGCTGAACTACCTGGATTACATCGATATCTATAAAGACTTTATCCGCATGTTCCACGTCAAGGACGCCGAGTTCAACCCGACCGGGCGGCAGGGCATCTATGGCGGTTACCAGTCGTGGACCGAACGCGCCGGGCGTTTCCGCTCGCTGGGCGACGGCCAGGTGGATTTCAAAGGCATTTTCTCCCGGCTGACGCAACACGGCTACGCCGGTTGGGCGACGCTGGAATGGGAATGCTGCCTCAAGCACCCGCAGGACGGCGCCCGTGAAGGGGCGGCTTTTATCCGCGACCATATCATCAACGTCACCGACAAGGTGTTTGATGACTTTGCCGGCGCGCCGGTCGACCAACAACAGATCAATACTTTGCTCGGCCTGCGCTGA
- a CDS encoding TetR/AcrR family transcriptional regulator — protein sequence MAGRPREFDREQALLKARDLFWRQGYEGTSMSDLVAELGIASARIYKAFGSKELLFREAIASYESHEGGFAERAFSEETGVRAAIKRLLEDAVALYSRADLPQGCMVVSSAASVSAENSGIKTWLAEHRLLRTQGIIERLRLAVQNGELPADTDADSLGDYFAVFLHGLSIQARDGVTKERLLAAVDVALSALGD from the coding sequence ATGGCAGGCAGACCACGCGAATTCGACCGTGAACAGGCATTACTGAAGGCACGGGATCTCTTCTGGCGCCAGGGATACGAAGGCACCTCGATGTCGGATCTGGTGGCCGAACTGGGTATCGCCTCCGCGCGTATTTACAAGGCGTTCGGTTCGAAGGAATTGCTGTTCCGCGAAGCCATCGCCAGCTACGAAAGCCATGAAGGCGGCTTTGCCGAGCGCGCGTTCAGTGAGGAAACCGGCGTGCGGGCGGCGATAAAGCGCCTGCTGGAAGACGCGGTGGCGCTCTATAGCCGCGCCGATCTGCCGCAGGGTTGCATGGTGGTCTCCTCCGCCGCCAGCGTCAGCGCTGAAAACAGCGGCATCAAAACCTGGCTGGCGGAACACCGCCTGCTGCGTACCCAGGGCATTATTGAGCGGCTGCGGCTGGCGGTGCAAAACGGGGAGCTGCCGGCGGATACCGACGCGGACAGCCTCGGCGATTACTTCGCGGTCTTTTTGCACGGGCTATCGATACAAGCACGTGACGGCGTCACAAAAGAGCGATTGCTGGCGGCAGTTGACGTGGCGTTGTCCGCGCTGGGCGATTAA
- a CDS encoding cupin domain-containing protein — MSQFDLVALAAGLPQAWRSSILGRVGSANIKVLRMDQRAIDDEVHEYHEALLVIEGQLRLAVQGEEITVNAGQLYQAMAGVPHRVLAGSHGTLVIVDLPEN, encoded by the coding sequence ATGTCACAGTTCGATCTTGTTGCTTTGGCGGCCGGTTTGCCGCAGGCATGGCGTTCCAGCATCCTGGGGCGCGTCGGTTCGGCCAATATCAAAGTGCTGCGAATGGATCAGCGCGCCATTGACGATGAGGTTCACGAATACCATGAGGCGCTGCTGGTGATTGAAGGCCAACTGCGGTTGGCGGTGCAGGGCGAAGAAATTACGGTGAACGCCGGGCAACTGTATCAGGCCATGGCCGGCGTGCCGCACCGCGTATTGGCGGGCAGCCACGGCACGCTGGTGATTGTCGATTTACCCGAGAATTAA
- a CDS encoding potassium transporter Kup, which produces MTAENELEQTPKMSLPLLAGGALGVVFGDIGTSPLYTLKTVLYLSGDAPSAPVILGLLSLIFWTLVIVTSLKYAMFAMRIDNRGEGGIMALMSLLVSKKSARPMVVFAGLFGAALIYGDGAITPAISVLSALEGLNIVLPESQPYILPAAVVILVSLFAIQPLGTARIGKVFGPIMALWFFSIAALGIWGIIQHPTVLMALNPLYGIDFLFSNGVTSFLVLGGVFLCVTGAEALYADMGHFGKKPIWLAWFGIVFPSLLLNYAGQAALILSGADVTQNIFFRLCPPMLQIPLVILATLATIIASQAIISGAFSMTRQAIQLGWLPRLRVKQTTEESYGQIYIGAINWLLMTVTVFLTVFFKSSDNLAAAYGIAVSLTMIMTSGLLFVAMREVWRWGRVTSLLVAGGFFIVDLSFLLANLSKVMQGGYVPLLLASLVYGVMLIWHRGVAAASRTLGEKSMPLADFLAQIEAQAIPRVPGTAIFLTRSMNGTPPVMKWHVKRNGSLHTDVLTLNIMIVNEPRVANAERLVMRQQSPGFWCGVASYGFMERPNIPRLLHHAEAQKTGFNFDDATYYLGHETVVRREDNDRLPAWQRSIFALMVRNGMHVTDYYYLPSDQVVEISRRVPV; this is translated from the coding sequence ATGACTGCAGAAAACGAGCTGGAACAAACGCCAAAAATGAGTCTGCCGCTGCTGGCCGGCGGCGCGTTGGGCGTGGTGTTCGGCGATATAGGCACCAGCCCGCTGTATACGCTGAAAACCGTGCTTTATCTGTCTGGCGATGCGCCGTCCGCCCCGGTGATCCTCGGCTTGTTGTCGCTGATTTTCTGGACGCTGGTGATAGTGACCTCGCTCAAATACGCCATGTTCGCCATGCGGATCGATAACCGCGGCGAGGGCGGGATTATGGCGCTGATGTCGCTGCTGGTCAGCAAGAAGAGCGCCCGGCCGATGGTGGTGTTCGCCGGCCTGTTCGGTGCGGCGCTGATTTATGGTGATGGGGCGATCACCCCGGCGATCTCGGTCTTGTCGGCGCTGGAAGGGTTGAACATTGTTCTGCCTGAATCGCAGCCCTATATTTTACCTGCGGCGGTGGTGATCCTGGTCAGCTTGTTCGCCATTCAGCCGCTGGGCACTGCACGTATCGGCAAGGTGTTTGGCCCGATTATGGCGCTGTGGTTTTTTTCCATCGCGGCGTTGGGCATCTGGGGCATTATCCAGCACCCTACGGTGCTGATGGCATTGAATCCTCTGTATGGCATTGATTTCCTGTTTTCAAACGGGGTGACCAGTTTTCTGGTGCTGGGCGGTGTTTTCCTCTGCGTTACCGGCGCAGAAGCGTTGTACGCCGATATGGGGCACTTCGGCAAAAAGCCGATCTGGCTCGCCTGGTTTGGCATCGTTTTCCCCAGCCTGTTGCTGAACTATGCCGGGCAGGCCGCGCTAATTCTTTCTGGCGCGGACGTCACTCAAAATATCTTCTTCCGCCTGTGTCCGCCGATGCTGCAAATCCCGCTGGTGATCCTGGCCACTCTGGCCACCATCATCGCCAGCCAGGCGATCATCAGCGGGGCCTTTTCCATGACCCGTCAGGCGATTCAGCTTGGCTGGTTGCCGCGCCTGCGGGTGAAGCAAACCACCGAGGAGAGCTACGGCCAAATTTACATCGGCGCCATCAACTGGTTGCTGATGACGGTGACGGTCTTTCTGACGGTGTTCTTCAAATCCTCCGATAACCTTGCCGCCGCTTACGGCATCGCCGTTTCGCTTACCATGATCATGACCAGCGGTTTGCTGTTTGTGGCGATGCGTGAAGTGTGGCGCTGGGGAAGGGTCACCAGTTTGCTGGTTGCGGGAGGCTTCTTTATCGTCGATCTCAGTTTCCTGTTGGCAAACCTCAGCAAGGTGATGCAGGGCGGCTATGTACCGTTGCTGCTGGCCAGCCTGGTTTATGGCGTGATGCTGATCTGGCATCGCGGCGTGGCGGCAGCTTCACGCACTCTGGGTGAAAAGAGCATGCCGCTGGCGGATTTCCTGGCGCAGATCGAAGCGCAGGCCATTCCTCGGGTACCGGGTACGGCGATATTTCTTACGCGTAGTATGAATGGCACGCCGCCGGTGATGAAATGGCACGTCAAACGTAACGGCTCGTTGCACACCGATGTATTGACGCTGAACATCATGATCGTGAACGAACCGCGCGTGGCGAATGCCGAGCGGTTGGTGATGCGGCAACAGTCACCGGGCTTCTGGTGCGGCGTGGCCAGTTACGGCTTTATGGAGCGGCCGAACATCCCCCGGTTATTGCACCACGCCGAGGCGCAGAAAACCGGGTTTAATTTTGACGATGCCACCTACTATCTGGGGCATGAAACCGTGGTGCGCCGCGAAGACAACGACAGGTTACCGGCGTGGCAGCGCAGTATCTTTGCGTTGATGGTGCGTAACGGCATGCACGTGACGGATTACTACTACCTCCCCAGCGATCAGGTGGTTGAGATCAGCCGCCGGGTGCCGGTGTGA